Below is a genomic region from Asterias amurensis chromosome 4, ASM3211899v1.
TCAAAGAACATAATCACTCGCAATACGCCCCTACACCAGTGTAATTTAAGAgttgacccgagagggcgctgttcgtgacgtcaatcgaggcagactttgcctgtaatgcgtagagtaaacacaattgcaaagtacatgtacggaccaagtcgtgagtttgtacgtttaaaaaaaaaaagattttttttttttttcctggcaatgccgaccaggtgtattgctgctggatgcaaaaaaaaacttttcgaaacgtaccaactcacgacttggacgtacatgaactttgcacgtgtgtttactatacgcattgcaggcaaagtaccctcgattgatgtcacaaaaggggtaggcggagtcagccccccaaacaactttatatattttttaaacatataaatcgtgacaaacaattacttaaaaaattgatttattgTTTGTCAGCTTATACTcgtatgtttgaaagaaaaaaaattctatttccaggtgactttaaggtatGGTTGACACTAACTGAGTGCACtgtgtggtttgggtgtatatacagacaaatttacccaaacctaaggGTGTCGTtggtattgtgtccaccatatctcagaCTGACTCATTGGTATCACTTcctacattaaagacactggacacctttggtaattgccaaagaacactcggtgcatctcaacatcacaacagcacaaaataacaatcctgtgaaaatttgaactcgactGGTTGtcaaggttgcgagataataatggaagaaaaaagacccttgtcacaagaagttgtgtgcgttcagatgcttgatttcaggacctcaaaatctaattctgaggtctcgaaatcaaattcaaatattttagtgaaaaattacttctttctcgaaaactacgttacttcagagggagccgtttctcacttttttttatatactatcaacagctctccatcgtttggtaccaagtaagtgtatatgctaacgattattttgagcaatagtgtccagtgcctgtaagccAACACCATCCCATGTCTAATGCTTGTCTACATCCACGTCCACCACCTCATTGATGTAGTAATTTGGTGTATCCGAGTTATACGGGTTCATGTTGGAAGACGATACCAGAGCCACACCGGGTTCACTGTGACCTCCGTACCCTTTGGAGGTCAGCTCAATCTCTGGTGGGGGCAGGCCATCGGCTGGGATAGGTTGGTAGCCCGCCTCGATGCGATTCTTGTTCAGGGCAGGTCCCCAGTCCCAGGTTGGGCGAAGAAGGATCTGAAGACGCTGGATATATTAAGTGGGGAAAAAAGACATGCAGTTAACaggtctgtatacgtttggtcatggcacttgaaaactaaatgcaaataaaaacctatatctggggatttgaggcattgcatggtcagAGTTTTCACTATactggtttgcggtaacaccatgtgtgtatctacttgccagatagagtttgttctttagagaactgtcttgctataatAAAATTCTACTACTGCAGAAAAGATTTCAGGAGACTTCGCAGCTCTGaagagaactgtcctgcttctatctgggcggaaggtagaaattggctgggactacttacagggaccaatttcataaagcctgtaagcacacaaacttgcttagcatgaaacttctttcttaataaaaacaggattaccaaccaaattttcacgtgatttttttaggataagcaaacaacagctgaatgccagtaacaagcaataggcaacaaattgaaatttggttggtaatcatgtttttatcaaggaagaaatttcatgcaaagcaaacttttgtgcttacatgctttgtGAAATGAGGTCCAGACGCCTACTGTACTTACAGgtgcctttgaatgtttttcgGTAAATTGGTACGTCATTGCAATAACGatttatgaccatttaaggttttaatTATTTCAGCTCATTCAATTGGAATCAGTGTCATagagtttattattttatttttttacattctgCATgtctgttgtgttgtgttgttgttcaaattctcttccttcctccgtgTTCAAATTTGGTTCTAAAACatccaacattttttttataaagtccTGAGGACACAATGTTCAACTatgtaaaacaaactttaacacATTGTTTGCCTCAACATTATTGGAAAACATagttgacaattacaaaacattACTGGCAATTATATATCACAATCTCACCTGGGCTTGTACATACCataaaacaactcaactcaaagattGAAACTTacaacaaaaactttaacattctaCTGAACGGTGGACCGACGACAGGCAGAAATTGGTATTACATAGGTTCGTACTTGCTTCGCAGTTTGCTAATAAAGGAGGGAagagtaattatcaaatttaTGAACCATAAAGCCTGgtgcatacttcctgcgaagcgaattttggtgacgcaacaaTCGGTACACGCTCCATTTCCCTTTGTGACGCAATGAAATTCGCATCGCACgaagcatttgcaggaagtatgaaccgcgggctgaataatgcaagaaaaaaacactcacaGTTAGGAATGTTGTGCTTGTATCGTCGGCTCTGAAGAAGAAAGCAAACACAGCGTATCCAGGGATGACGACAAACGACAGCAGTGTCAGTGCCCAGCCAATGGCCTGAGCCCATGTATCAAACTCCTCCCCACCATAGCCAGACGGGGCGTAGAATACAAAGCTTGCAACAACTATTGCCTGTTTTGGTAAATACAGAATGAAAGATGATAGAATTAACCAGAGATGAAATAGCAGTAGCCTATCTAACTTCAATTCCAACAGAATTGTCcataaatattatattttttatattggtATTATATACAAAGCTTATAAGTGTTACAACAATATGTATTAAATACAAAGCTGGCAACAACTTTTGCCTGTTCCTGttatggtaaacaaaaaatgaaagatGAAAGAATTAACCACAGATGAAATAGCAGTAGCCTATAATTCCATCACAATATTGTCCGTAAGTATTATTGTCAATAAGTATATTTTTTGAAAGCGTCAATCCATTTCAAGTCGTCTAAAGCTGAAAAGAGTGCTTAACATTGTTCTGAGCAGGAAGCCAGTATGTGTGACATGGTGACAAATATGAGTTAGTTTGGTTGATAACTTTATTTTGATATGTTGAGCCTTGTTGGCTATCATTATAAACCAGTCAaactttattattatatatCTCTGGTAACAAAACCAAGGGTGTCTCATGAGTGAATTTGTGGCTCGCAaacctgaggaaacctgtaaacaagggtgcttgatgtgaaccagaaacactggggttaacgtTCACTACCAATACTAGTACACAGTACTTATGTTCCATCCAAAAGACAAAGCAAAAATGGTAACCAAGAATCTGcggatcagaaacaccagggcccaatttcattaagctgttcagcagaatcTTCAATCTTCAGAAATAGTACTGCATGAAAACGACTTGGAAGGCTTTTTAAACACACAGTTTACAAAATACTGTTTGACAAGATTCTTTGATAAGCAAAAGTTGAGTGTTTTTCtttgcttattattattattattattattatttattcgacctCAACAGtacagaaaatacaaacaaggcAACAATGTAAGGGAAAAAACCTCATAACAGAAACGACAACGCTACAGAACATTATGAGTAAACAAAATAgacaaataagtgaaaaataaataaataagttaattaatttaacaacaatcagtcaatcaataaataattcaaaaaataattaagtgaataaataaacaattaaaaaagtaagtaaacaaacacgcgagaaataaaataaaataagtaaaatGATTTAGCAATTTTTTCATGCTTATtttttacaggctttatgatattgggcccagaacttgaatccagtgctcccACTCGGCCACACAGAGGCCTCGAGACAAAGATCCGCGCCTGAATTTATTTTGTCATCCATGGCAAACTTACCACCATTGCAAGTGGAGAAATCACAGACCAGCACGCCTTCCAGTAGATATTGGGTCGTGATCCGATCATGGATTCGATGTCGTTGCCGAAGCGAGTCAGTCCGTATACATAGCAGATAACAGTGCAATAACACACCGCAATGAACATCAAGGAAAATCCCCCAGCGTAGTCGTTCATTATGGTTAGTGCATACAAGCCGCCCTGAAAAGCAGTGGGAACAGAAATGATGTAAGAGATGTaaaatttgtatcggggataaagaatattaattggtttttacccaaaaaCCGATGTgtcttagcactgtatactcagtactttcccaagtcctgtgaaaaaaacatcacaggcatgtaactcgggtgggattcgaacccacgacccttgcaattctagagcagtgtcttaccaactagactaccgaggttgcccggtagctagaggcagttcgaatcctttgtttggcagcgggtaccacaacgatGTGCTTAAGTGATGTGCATAAGTAGCAGATAAATGAAgactttcttggtaaagaaaaaaacatcacatgagattgtggttctgaaaagaacagggcccaatttcatagaggtgcaaagcacagaaatttgtttagcataaaatttcttccttgataaaaacaagattactaaccaaatttccacatgctttttagaataagcaaacaacagctgaataccagtaacaagcattaTGCAACACATGGACATTTGAAAGataatcctttttttatcaaagaagaaatttcatgcttagcaaatgtttgtgcttagcagctatatgaaatggggccctggtGGTTGAAAAGCaatggtggctctgaaaagaaccagttttGAAACAACTTCTTTATATGACTGTCATACGCATAGGGAAAAATAactggtggctctgaaaagaaccagctTCCCATCAACTTCTCGATACTTTGATCAGTAAGTTTCGTTTGTCATCCGGAAAAAGCattggtggctctgaaaagaaccagctTCCCATCAACTTCTCGATATTTTGATCAGTAAGTTTTGTCTGTCATCCGGAAAAAGCactggtggctctgaaaagaactggtttTGAAACAAATTCTCAACATTTTTTATCAGTAAGTTTTGTCTGTCATCCGGAAAAAGCactggtggctctgaaaagaactggtttTGAAACAACTTCTCGATATTTTGATTAGTAAGTTGTGATTGTCATCAGGAAAAATCactggtggctctgaaaagaaccagttttGAAACAACTTCTCGATATTTTGATTAGTAAGTTGTGATTGTCATCAGGAAAAAGCACTGGTGGCTTTGAAAAGAACTGGCTTTGAAACAAATTCTCGACATTTTTTATCAGTAAGTTTTGTCCGTCATCCGGAAAAAGCactggtggctctgaaaagaactggtttTGAAACAAATTCATGAATTTTTTTATCAGTAAGTTTCGACTGTCATCCGGAAAAAGCattggtggctctgaaaagaactggctTTGAAACAAATTCTCAACACTTTCGATCAGTTAGTTTCGACTGTCATCCGGAAAAGAACAAGCTTTGAAACAACTTCTCGATATCTTGATATATAAGTTTCGATTGTCatccagattttttttgatggttttgaaaagaaccggtgtggcaggagattctgtccctcgGAGATTCGATCCCCCCatatggcgaactgtgtacaaacttcttctgatagcaccCTCATTTGAATCATCCTCTTCCAACCCCTATTAATTTCCCATATGTGGGGACAGAATGGAAAGTTTCcttatggtgccaccactttttcaatcgATATGAAACAATATAGTAgcaaatttacctcaatgagatatccccttttgtaaaaatgagtgagcaagtgccatacggaaagttatccgacaGAATCTTCCTGGGACAATGTCTTCAAaacaacatttcgatcagtttAAGTTTCAGTTGTCATCCAGAGAAAGAAGAATGTATGTTGAAACCTCACCTGAGTAACCATTGGAATCCCGCAGAGGAATCCTACGGAGCAGCCAGCTAGAGTTACAAGCCATTTATAACGCTTCAATCTCGGTGGCATCTCGTCCACTATTGCAGTCAGTACTGTTTCCATCATGGCAAActaggacaaaaaaaaattataaaaaaaaaaaaaaaaaattctcaacaTGTAAATTTTCCTTTAACCTGAAGGTTCAGTCTGCTGATAAAAATagttttcatggctctgcttactgtaagcacagaattccgtgcttacggcaagcgtctTTCACGTGTTAGCAGCGAATTTGCGCGTGCATACTCCGCGCTACTAGGGATTCtacaaattgggccctgcaaactacacagggagggggggggggaggataaCAAGTTACAAAGAAACCTTGAAAACTTCATGTCCTTCATCACAgttctggagattcgcagttaaatccAACAAACATGTATACAATAATTCCTTGCTCTCTGCATAAACCAATACCTGATGTCCTTATTCTTTCGGACAAGGACAGGTGACCAGTCTAATAAAAGGTCTTCAATGTCTTGAGTGAGGTTGCTGTGTTAACATTGTGATGTCATATGCACTGGGGTTAAATGGTTTCAATTAATATACGTGTAGGTTTGGcctaattttataattatttgtttcgtGACTTAGTTGGGGAATATAGgcctttaagtttttgttttcttgtaatgcttttcattttgctgttaagcgctttgaggaatgccaattcatattgcgctatataaatactgttttattattattattattattttatactatTTTACCATACTGTCCAGACCGAGCAGAAACAACATGAAGAAGAAAAGGAATGCCCAGACCTGAGGCACCGGAGTCATCTTGGCTAGGGCCTCGGGGTAGACAATGAAAACCAAGCCTGGGCCTAGAGAGAAATGATAAAGGTAGTgcatataaatacaaaaaacacaaaacttaGTCCTTCAGAACAAGAAAGTTATAGGTCCACCTTTGggttagacttggttccaagtctttgatcgtggcttttagtCGTCTTgatagccgctacaaacagcgccctcttgtaatCAACCTCCGTCAATAGTCTGAGTTAGGGCACGTgatagctaataatgtgggggggggggggtttgtggctgagatgcagaagaataaccgtgatctaagacttgaaatcaagtctacctTTAGGTTTTGTTGATGGTTCAGGGAAAAAACACCTGTTATACATTTAAGCTTGTCATGTACAATAAGAAGAATTGATAAACCGAATAAATGATTACATAGATTAAAAAAGAAGTCCcattttatatcaaatttaGTGCGTTAACCAATAGTCatacaaattaattttcaaGCCGAGAAATTGTTTATAGCACATGTTTAATTGTTGCTTTAATAAAAAGCTTTATAGTACTAGCTCTATTCTGTGTAATCTTGCCAAAGCAGGCAATCCGATGTAAGTTTATTGGTGGGTCTTTGTCCGAAGTTGAAATAACATGTTAGTCTTGCTTAGAAAGAAAATAGTGTGCCATCCCTGTAGGCCTAattaatgaaaacaataataatatgaaaaatGTATACATACCACTAACGGCAACATCCGCAATACTCCGGTCGCTACTCTCAGCCATGAAGCCAAGAGTAGAAAACACAACAAAGCCAGCCAGGATACTGGTGCCACAGTTACAGACCGACACAAGTATGGCATCCCTGAAATGAAAAGCGagttttcctttttgaagtCACATCAAACAAAAGTATGGTATCACTGAAAGGACAAcaaagttttctttaaaaagttaCATCAAAACAAAAGTATGGTTTCACTAAAAGGGACAAaagattttctttaaaaagttaCATCAAAACAAAAGTATGGTATTCCTAAAACTAAAGGAAGTTTTCGATAAAAAAGTTACACCAAAACAAAAGTATGGTATCACTGAAAGGACAAgagattttcttttaaaagttaCACCAAAACAAAAGTATGATATCACTGAAACGAAAAGggagtttctttaaaaaaaagttacatcACAATTCCAAACACAAGTATTATATCAAAAATGTCTTCACCTTTGGACGTTGTTATGAAACTTGTTGAAGCTGGCCATAGTAGTCAGAGACCCAAAGGAGATACCCAGGGAGTAAAAGATCTGGTTGGCTGCATCTCT
It encodes:
- the LOC139935767 gene encoding sodium- and chloride-dependent glycine transporter 1-like isoform X2; protein product: MLIVAGLPLFYLEMAFGQFASLGAVAVWKISPLFTGVGIGMIIIAALVAVYYNVIIAWAIYYLIRSCTTGPLPWSTCDNEWNTANCFNDSMNYTKEETVNLTRPSDEYWHRHVHQLTEGIGNMGSIRLELLGCLALAWLIVFLCLCKGIKSSGKVVYFTAVFPYVVLLILLVRSATLPGAGGGVQYYIEPKFERLLDVKPWRDAANQIFYSLGISFGSLTTMASFNKFHNNVQRDAILVSVCNCGTSILAGFVVFSTLGFMAESSDRSIADVAVSGPGLVFIVYPEALAKMTPVPQVWAFLFFFMLFLLGLDSMFAMMETVLTAIVDEMPPRLKRYKWLVTLAGCSVGFLCGIPMVTQGGLYALTIMNDYAGGFSLMFIAVCYCTVICYVYGLTRFGNDIESMIGSRPNIYWKACWSVISPLAMVAIVVASFVFYAPSGYGGEEFDTWAQAIGWALTLLSFVVIPGYAVFAFFFRADDTSTTFLTRLQILLRPTWDWGPALNKNRIEAGYQPIPADGLPPPEIELTSKGYGGHSEPGVALVSSSNMNPYNSDTPNYYINEVVDVDVDKH
- the LOC139935767 gene encoding sodium- and chloride-dependent glycine transporter 1-like isoform X1; the protein is MDEKKAIEAHGKGGKDTESLDYNGDDDAKRETWGSQIDFILSCIGFAVGLGNVWRFPYLCYENGGGAFLFPYIIMLIVAGLPLFYLEMAFGQFASLGAVAVWKISPLFTGVGIGMIIIAALVAVYYNVIIAWAIYYLIRSCTTGPLPWSTCDNEWNTANCFNDSMNYTKEETVNLTRPSDEYWHRHVHQLTEGIGNMGSIRLELLGCLALAWLIVFLCLCKGIKSSGKVVYFTAVFPYVVLLILLVRSATLPGAGGGVQYYIEPKFERLLDVKPWRDAANQIFYSLGISFGSLTTMASFNKFHNNVQRDAILVSVCNCGTSILAGFVVFSTLGFMAESSDRSIADVAVSGPGLVFIVYPEALAKMTPVPQVWAFLFFFMLFLLGLDSMFAMMETVLTAIVDEMPPRLKRYKWLVTLAGCSVGFLCGIPMVTQGGLYALTIMNDYAGGFSLMFIAVCYCTVICYVYGLTRFGNDIESMIGSRPNIYWKACWSVISPLAMVAIVVASFVFYAPSGYGGEEFDTWAQAIGWALTLLSFVVIPGYAVFAFFFRADDTSTTFLTRLQILLRPTWDWGPALNKNRIEAGYQPIPADGLPPPEIELTSKGYGGHSEPGVALVSSSNMNPYNSDTPNYYINEVVDVDVDKH